Sequence from the Opitutaceae bacterium genome:
CAGTTCCCCGCGTCCATTGTAGGCAAATTGGGGGTTTGTGGCGTCGCCAAAGTCCGCGTAGGCGATGCCCGCCTCGTGTGCTCTTGCTTTTCTTGATCACCACAAAGGTCAGGGGCCGACCCCGTGGGAAAGGCTTCGTGATCGGTATCGGGGCCATCCCGACGATTGTGTTCGTGCGCTGCCGAGTCTTTTTGGCGGGCGCGGTCAGTCATGTTTTCTCATCCATTTTGACCCTAACCAAAAGAACGGGGATATCGGTGCGGTGCCGGACGCCTTCGGCGACACTGCCCAGCAGCACGTCGTTCACGAATCCGTGCCCGTGCGTCGCCATCGCGATTAGATCGCAGTTCGTTTCTCGCGCAATCCGAAGGATCTCGCGGATGGGGTCGCCGCATGCGAGATGCGATGTCACATCGAAACCTTTGCCGGCCAGCTCCGCCCGATGCCGGGCGAGATGCTCGCGGTCAGCGACAATCTCGGGCGAGTCCGCGAGGTTGAGCTGCTCTCGATTCCGCGCGGCGTGACCATCGGCGACATGAAGAAGATGCAACTGGGCCCCTCCCCAGTGCGCCAGCGACTCAACGTGCGGAAGAATCGTTGCGTCGGCGGAAGTGAGATCGAGAGGGACGAGAATCG
This genomic interval carries:
- a CDS encoding universal stress protein gives rise to the protein MYNTILVPLDLTSADATILPHVESLAHWGGAQLHLLHVADGHAARNREQLNLADSPEIVADREHLARHRAELAGKGFDVTSHLACGDPIREILRIARETNCDLIAMATHGHGFVNDVLLGSVAEGVRHRTDIPVLLVRVKMDEKT